The DNA segment ACTAATATTAATAAATTTGTCGTCTTTATTAATTAATTCACTCGGAATATCAACACCCGCCTGATACCATTCATCAGCCGTTAATAATGGAACTAAGACTTTTTTATTATCAGCATCATCCATTAATGCGAATTCTACTTCACGATTGAAAATACGATTTTTATTAATAAAGAAATCAACGTAATAGTGACCAGGCGCGATAGATGATTCTCTAAATACACTGAGATCTTCATTGGTAACTTGTTGTGAACTACCTTCAATATTCAATAGATTAGGTGGATAATAATCATCTGCTGAAGTATTGAAGGAGGTAAATAAACCTCCTACTATCAATAAATAGAGTGAGGATTTATTAAAATAATTATCCATTCCTTTTTCCATTTTCATATTAAATTAAATCTCTTAGTTATAATTTAAAATCTACTGGAACACCTTTTCCAAAATCATCAATATAAAGAAGTTGAATTTTACTTTGGCTATTCGGTATTTTATTTGTTTTTATTATAGTTTCGGATTTTGGTGGTAAATAACCAGGATTCTCTTCTATTTCATGATTATTAATAGATAATTTTCCAATATTAACAAATAAAGGAGAGTTATTAACAACGACTAAATTTCCATTTTTAATTGACCATTTAAGAGATTTTATTTCTTCTTCAATATTAATATTACTAAGAGATTGCGGGCGATAAATTAATTTTATTTTGTTAGTCATGGAATAACGTAAAACATTTTCTAAATCTTCATTGCTTGGCGCGACAAATTTTACGTTAATCCAATACATTGACTCAACATCATTAGGTAATGTTGTATTTTTAGTGACTTGTAGCGTATTTTTTTGCTGTGCAACAAGTTTTAATAATGGAGGGGTGATCACAAAGTTTTGTGTGACCTTGCCATTAAGATCTTCAATCCAAGATTGTAATAAATAGTTGGTGTCTTTATCGGTATTAAATGCAACAAA comes from the Proteus appendicitidis genome and includes:
- a CDS encoding fimbrial biogenesis chaperone — its product is MSFKKILLGLGLIFSTVSSSFAGFGLETTRVIYNEQSNNEGFVAFNTDKDTNYLLQSWIEDLNGKVTQNFVITPPLLKLVAQQKNTLQVTKNTTLPNDVESMYWINVKFVAPSNEDLENVLRYSMTNKIKLIYRPQSLSNINIEEEIKSLKWSIKNGNLVVVNNSPLFVNIGKLSINNHEIEENPGYLPPKSETIIKTNKIPNSQSKIQLLYIDDFGKGVPVDFKL